A stretch of Lagopus muta isolate bLagMut1 chromosome 9, bLagMut1 primary, whole genome shotgun sequence DNA encodes these proteins:
- the MTERF4 gene encoding transcription termination factor 4, mitochondrial: MAARLLSALRPSAPRALLPAPGPRCRYQAGPEEGETAELLALGFDRAQAQRLRLLQPGLEPQRRAEAAAQLLLLGLSEEAALGLLERNPGLLRMATARLKERAEYLRRLGLEGARLQSAAGRCPEVWTLPRRRMEAVVRLLRERCLFTAEQLAELLRSCPEVLLEEPDRVQHHFQYAYFRMGVRQKEMVKARLFCTPFAELRNRHIFLERRGIYRTPHKGQTQSNNPALRDVLRPSEGDFVAGVARASAEEYEVFKRLLAREEEEEEEGNGCKEDLLPPGRAGQASGDS, translated from the exons ATGGCGGCCCGGCTGCTGAGCGCGCTGCGGCCTTCCGCGCCCCGCGCCCTCCTCCCCGCGCCGGGCCCGCGCTGCAGGTATCAGGCGGGCCCGGAGGAGGGCGAGACGGCGGAGCTGCTGGCCCTGGGCTTCGACCGGGCGCAGGCCCAGCGGCTCCGCCTGCTGCAACCGGGGCTCGAGCCGCAGAGAcgggcggaggcggcggcgcagctgctgctgctggggctgagcgAGGAGGCCgcgctggggctgctggagcgGAACCCGGGGCTGCTGCGGATGGCGACCGCGCGGCTGAAGGAGCGCGCCGAGTACCTGCGGCGGCTGGGGCTGGAAGGAG CGCGGCTGCAGAGCGCGGCGGGCCGCTGCCCTGAGGTGTGGACGCTGCCCCGGAGGAGGATGGAGGCGGTGGTGCGGCTGCTGCGGGAGCGGTGTCTGTTCACGGCCGAGCAGCTGGCCGAGCTGCTGCGGAGCTGCCCcgaggtgctgctggaggagccgGACCGCGTGCAGCATCACTTCCAG TACGCGTACTTCAGGATGGGCGTCCGGCAGAAGGAGATGGTGAAGGCCCGGCTGTTCTGCACGCCCTTCGCCGAGCTGAGGAACCGCCACATCTTCCTGGAGCGCCGCGGGATTTACCGCACCCCGCACAAAGGCCAGACCCAGAGCAACAACCCCGCGCTGCGGGACGTGCTGCGGCCGAGCGAGGGCGACTTCGTGGCCGGCGTAGCCCGAGCCTCGGCCGAGGAGTACGAGGTGTTCAAGAGGCTGCTGGcccgggaggaggaggaggaggaggagg GGAATGGATGTAAAGAAGACCTCCTCCCACCAGGCCGTGCGGGCCAGGCTTCAGGTGATAGCTAA